In Devosia litorisediminis, one genomic interval encodes:
- a CDS encoding anti-sigma factor family protein has translation MSLITRDTLMAFVDGQLDPAQIPAVQAYLAANPDAAAELALMQRQTQALQSLFDPVAAEPVPARLRARRIAAEQIQHRGRIWRWAAAAVVLLALGLGAGWFARPVFDAPTASATLIADAVNAHTVFVAENRHAVEVGGDDSAHLSSWLSNRLDTNLGMPDLSAQGFALVGGRLLPGEPELGGRAAQLMYENTSQQRITVYVTAALPDRQQVTQLASVDNTEAFYWANARITCTVVGTLPVDQMQAVSQAVYVQLTEGDISAARYRS, from the coding sequence ATGAGCCTGATCACCCGTGACACACTGATGGCCTTCGTCGATGGACAGCTGGATCCTGCACAGATCCCGGCCGTCCAGGCCTATCTGGCGGCCAATCCCGACGCAGCCGCCGAACTCGCCTTGATGCAGCGCCAGACCCAGGCATTGCAGAGCCTTTTCGACCCCGTCGCTGCCGAACCGGTTCCGGCACGCTTGCGCGCGCGCCGAATTGCCGCCGAACAGATCCAGCACCGTGGCCGGATCTGGCGCTGGGCCGCAGCGGCAGTCGTACTTTTGGCACTCGGTCTGGGCGCCGGCTGGTTTGCCCGACCTGTTTTTGATGCCCCCACAGCCAGCGCCACGCTGATCGCCGATGCAGTCAATGCCCACACGGTCTTTGTCGCCGAAAACCGTCATGCAGTCGAAGTGGGCGGCGATGACAGTGCCCATCTCTCGAGCTGGCTCTCCAACCGTCTCGACACCAATCTGGGCATGCCCGATCTGAGCGCCCAGGGATTTGCCTTGGTCGGTGGTCGACTGCTGCCGGGCGAACCGGAACTGGGCGGCCGGGCAGCCCAGCTAATGTATGAGAATACCAGCCAGCAGCGCATCACCGTCTATGTGACGGCCGCGCTCCCCGACCGGCAACAGGTCACCCAATTGGCCAGTGTGGACAATACCGAGGCCTTTTACTGGGCCAACGCCCGCATCACCTGCACAGTGGTTGGCACCCTGCCCGTCGATCAGATGCAAGCGGTGTCCCAGGCGGTTTACGTCCAGCTCACCGAAGGTGACATCAGCGCCGCACGTTATCGCAGCTAG
- a CDS encoding sigma-70 family RNA polymerase sigma factor — MSDFLDQVETCVPALRRYARALTRNADLADDLVQDCLERAISRRGLFRPTGPVRAWLFTVLLNLHRNQLRQAQRRGQPVDFDRVPEPSTPAPQPGHIALAETARAIDTLPLEQKEALLLIALEGLPYAEAAAILKIPLGTLMSRLGRARHALRLATGTPAEPHLRTVK, encoded by the coding sequence GTGAGCGATTTCCTTGATCAGGTCGAAACCTGCGTACCGGCCCTGCGGCGCTATGCCCGGGCGCTGACACGCAATGCCGATCTGGCCGACGATCTGGTTCAGGACTGCCTCGAACGCGCCATTTCCAGACGCGGCCTGTTCCGACCCACTGGACCAGTCCGCGCCTGGTTATTCACTGTGTTGCTCAACCTGCATCGCAATCAATTGCGCCAGGCACAGCGGCGTGGCCAACCGGTGGACTTTGACCGCGTTCCCGAGCCCTCGACCCCCGCCCCGCAACCGGGCCATATTGCACTGGCCGAAACGGCCCGTGCTATCGACACCCTGCCACTGGAGCAGAAGGAAGCCTTGCTGCTGATCGCCCTTGAAGGCCTGCCCTATGCGGAGGCCGCCGCCATTCTCAAAATCCCGCTAGGTACGCTGATGAGCCGGCTGGGCCGGGCCCGCCATGCCCTGCGTCTGGCCACAGGCACACCCGCCGAGCCGCATCTGAGGACGGTAAAATGA
- a CDS encoding COG4315 family predicted lipoprotein, which produces MRSILAGAAALAFLTAPTLAQELAGGAVKAADIAGQTVLTDANGMTLYIFDKDSENVSNCYDQCAANWPPLLADDGATADDAFSVVERTDGTSMWAYKGAPLYYWINDTQPGETTGDGVGGVWHLAVQ; this is translated from the coding sequence ATTCGTTCAATTCTGGCAGGCGCTGCCGCACTCGCCTTTCTGACCGCACCAACCCTGGCCCAGGAGCTTGCTGGCGGCGCGGTCAAAGCAGCCGACATTGCTGGCCAGACAGTGCTCACCGATGCCAATGGCATGACGCTTTACATTTTCGACAAGGACAGCGAAAACGTCAGCAATTGCTACGATCAGTGCGCCGCCAACTGGCCCCCGCTCTTGGCCGATGACGGTGCCACGGCAGATGACGCATTCAGCGTTGTCGAGCGCACCGACGGCACCAGCATGTGGGCCTATAAGGGCGCGCCGCTCTATTATTGGATCAACGACACCCAGCCCGGCGAGACCACAGGTGACGGCGTCGGCGGCGTCTGGCATCTTGCAGTTCAATAA
- a CDS encoding TRAP transporter substrate-binding protein has protein sequence MKRREFFKSASVATIGAAAATTLATPAIAQDVYNWRMVTTWPKNFPGLGVGAQKLADRITNASGGRLNVQVFASGEMVPGLQALDAVIDGSAEMSHGAAYYWQNKSQALSFFTGVPYGMTSRELASWVRYLGGQEQWDKIYDQFGLKGYLSGDTGTQAGGWFKNELTGVADVQGLRFRTPGLGGQVWAKLGASVTNMAAGEIFAALQSGTLDAAEFVGPYNDLALGFYQVAKNYYFPSFVEPGLATELVVNKSKLAELPPDLQELVSVCAQASYDDVASDMYANDPRALRSLVDDHGVQVRAFPDEILEAGAKASMEVIAEIREGGDALTKETAESFISAFNLLRERTEGTDAPFLTARQKYIKY, from the coding sequence ATGAAGAGACGCGAATTCTTCAAGTCGGCCTCGGTCGCTACGATCGGTGCTGCGGCAGCAACAACGCTTGCCACACCTGCCATTGCTCAGGATGTCTACAACTGGCGCATGGTTACCACCTGGCCCAAGAACTTCCCCGGTCTGGGCGTTGGCGCACAGAAGCTGGCTGATCGCATCACCAATGCCTCGGGCGGTCGCCTGAATGTTCAGGTGTTCGCATCGGGCGAAATGGTGCCCGGCCTTCAGGCTCTGGATGCCGTGATCGACGGTTCGGCCGAAATGAGCCATGGCGCTGCCTATTACTGGCAGAACAAGAGTCAGGCACTGAGCTTCTTCACGGGGGTGCCATACGGCATGACCAGCCGTGAACTGGCTTCCTGGGTGCGCTATCTCGGCGGCCAGGAACAGTGGGACAAGATCTACGACCAATTCGGCCTCAAGGGCTATCTGTCGGGTGATACCGGTACTCAGGCTGGCGGCTGGTTCAAGAACGAACTGACCGGCGTTGCTGATGTGCAGGGTCTGCGCTTCCGTACGCCTGGTCTGGGCGGTCAGGTCTGGGCCAAGCTTGGCGCCTCGGTGACCAATATGGCAGCTGGCGAAATCTTCGCTGCGCTGCAGTCCGGTACGCTTGATGCCGCTGAATTCGTTGGCCCGTACAACGATCTGGCACTGGGCTTCTATCAGGTTGCCAAGAACTACTACTTCCCAAGCTTTGTTGAGCCGGGTCTTGCCACCGAACTGGTGGTCAACAAGTCCAAGCTGGCTGAGCTGCCACCTGATCTGCAGGAACTGGTCAGCGTTTGCGCCCAGGCATCCTATGATGACGTGGCGTCGGACATGTACGCCAATGATCCGCGCGCACTGCGCTCGCTGGTTGATGATCACGGCGTTCAGGTCCGCGCATTCCCGGATGAAATCCTGGAAGCCGGCGCCAAGGCATCGATGGAAGTGATTGCCGAGATCCGCGAAGGCGGCGATGCACTCACCAAGGAAACGGCAGAGAGCTTTATCTCGGCCTTCAACCTGCTGCGTGAACGCACCGAAGGTACGGATGCACCGTTCCTCACCGCACGTCAGAAGTACATCAAGTACTAA
- a CDS encoding TRAP transporter large permease, whose amino-acid sequence MSAVLIGEILACLMFVGVIGVLLIGFPVAFSLAGTALIFGVVGWLMGVYDPSNYASIIGRYIGLMSSETLVAVPLFVFMGVMLERSGIAERLLLTMGKLFGNLRGGLGISVIIVGAMLAASTGVVGATVVTMGLISLPAMLRAGYDPKLATGVICASGTLGQIIPPSTVLIFMGDMLAGINAQVQMEKGNFAPEPVSVGALFAGALLPGMMLVGLYLCWVIYKAITDPASAPATPVPEDEKKHLAREVMVALVPPLLLIIAVLGSILGGIATPTEAASVGSVGAMVLAIANRKFTFSILRQAVISTATITSMVFIILFGAAVFSVVFRMMGGDNLVHAFLSNMPGGAIGATIIVMLIMFMLGFILDTFEIIFIVIPITAPVLLTLGVDPIWLGVMVGVNLQTSFLTPPFGFALFYLRGVAPPQVSTGMIYRGVIPFVLLQVVGLALLFMFPQLVTWLPELLYH is encoded by the coding sequence GTGAGTGCTGTTCTGATCGGCGAAATTCTCGCCTGCCTCATGTTCGTGGGCGTCATTGGCGTCTTGCTGATTGGTTTCCCCGTCGCCTTTTCCCTGGCTGGTACCGCGCTGATCTTTGGCGTGGTCGGCTGGCTGATGGGGGTCTATGACCCTTCTAACTATGCCTCGATCATTGGTCGCTATATCGGCCTTATGAGCAGCGAAACTCTGGTCGCTGTGCCGCTATTTGTCTTCATGGGCGTCATGCTTGAGCGCAGTGGTATCGCCGAGCGCCTGCTGCTGACCATGGGCAAGCTCTTCGGCAATCTGCGCGGCGGCCTGGGCATCTCCGTCATTATCGTGGGCGCCATGCTGGCCGCTTCCACCGGCGTTGTGGGCGCCACAGTGGTCACCATGGGCCTGATCTCGCTGCCGGCGATGCTGCGGGCGGGCTACGATCCCAAGCTGGCCACGGGCGTTATCTGCGCCTCGGGCACGCTGGGTCAGATCATTCCACCCTCCACCGTGCTGATCTTCATGGGCGACATGCTTGCCGGCATCAACGCCCAGGTTCAGATGGAAAAAGGCAACTTCGCGCCCGAACCCGTTTCGGTTGGCGCACTGTTTGCCGGTGCCCTGCTGCCCGGCATGATGCTGGTCGGCCTGTACCTGTGCTGGGTGATCTACAAAGCCATCACCGATCCCGCTTCGGCGCCGGCAACCCCGGTTCCTGAAGATGAGAAAAAGCACCTGGCCCGCGAAGTCATGGTCGCTCTGGTGCCGCCACTTCTGCTGATCATCGCCGTGCTCGGCTCGATCCTGGGCGGCATTGCCACCCCCACAGAAGCCGCATCGGTCGGCTCGGTAGGCGCCATGGTGCTGGCCATCGCCAACCGCAAGTTCACCTTCAGCATCCTGCGCCAGGCAGTGATTTCCACCGCCACCATCACATCGATGGTGTTCATCATCCTGTTCGGTGCTGCCGTATTCTCGGTGGTCTTCCGCATGATGGGCGGCGACAATCTGGTGCATGCCTTCCTGTCCAACATGCCCGGCGGCGCCATTGGCGCCACCATCATCGTCATGTTGATCATGTTCATGCTCGGCTTCATCCTGGACACCTTCGAGATCATCTTCATCGTGATCCCGATCACCGCACCAGTCCTGCTGACGCTTGGCGTCGATCCAATCTGGCTCGGTGTCATGGTTGGCGTAAATCTGCAGACCAGCTTCCTCACGCCGCCCTTTGGCTTCGCACTGTTCTATCTGCGCGGCGTGGCGCCACCACAGGTGAGCACCGGCATGATCTATCGCGGGGTCATCCCCTTCGTGCTGCTGCAGGTGGTGGGCTTGGCCCTGTTGTTCATGTTCCCCCAATTGGTGACATGGCTACCCGAACTGCTCTACCACTAG
- a CDS encoding TRAP transporter small permease subunit: MQLLAWIVRGISTINRVAGETLSWLALACVLVCFTVVVQRYVFSTSVLWMQDLYVWLSGAMFTGVAGFALLRDDHVRVDIFYRPASTRWKAIADLFGVVVFLLPFIYVVLTYGWPAIARSWSYQEASGNVGGMPGLFVLKSFIIVFAVLVGLQGIAMACRAILVLTGQQDLLPAHLRYVNNEEAETAP, translated from the coding sequence TTGCAACTACTTGCCTGGATTGTCAGGGGGATCAGCACCATCAACAGGGTGGCTGGCGAAACCCTCTCCTGGTTGGCGCTGGCCTGTGTGCTGGTCTGTTTCACCGTTGTTGTGCAGCGTTACGTCTTTTCAACCAGCGTGCTGTGGATGCAGGACCTCTATGTCTGGCTGAGCGGCGCCATGTTCACCGGCGTTGCCGGTTTTGCGCTGCTGCGCGATGATCACGTCCGCGTTGACATCTTCTACCGCCCCGCCTCGACCCGCTGGAAAGCCATTGCCGACCTGTTCGGCGTGGTGGTCTTCCTGCTGCCCTTTATCTACGTCGTCCTGACCTATGGCTGGCCCGCCATCGCCCGCTCCTGGAGCTATCAGGAGGCCTCGGGCAATGTCGGCGGCATGCCGGGCCTGTTCGTGCTCAAGAGCTTCATCATCGTGTTTGCCGTACTGGTCGGCCTGCAAGGCATCGCCATGGCCTGCCGCGCCATTCTGGTGCTGACCGGACAGCAGGACCTGCTGCCCGCGCATCTGCGCTACGTAAACAACGAAGAAGCGGAGACCGCCCCGTGA
- a CDS encoding carbohydrate kinase family protein: MFVVGGESLIDLKAEVALPGGELIGRDGENQIVMTAHQGGSPYNCAIALSKLGNTTGFLCPISSDAFGDYLLGPLEAAGVVALLPERVSEYTTLAVINFDENHNARYGFYRSADGAIDAARAIAALPAQLELYQIGGFCPIKPAEAEQWQQVVHAAIAKGATISMDPNVRPSLIDDFEGYKARLSSFLDLAHVVKVSEEDLEALDSTKALEQHAADLLARPNCELVVVTLGEKGSHAFTAAGTAQAAIYAPPVFGDTVGAGDSLMAGILSWLNERDLLKPGKLNALGDAALADMLRFGAVVAGINCGRKGCKPPTRAEVDAVLGG, encoded by the coding sequence ATGTTTGTTGTTGGTGGCGAAAGCCTGATCGATCTCAAGGCCGAGGTGGCACTGCCCGGTGGCGAACTTATCGGACGCGATGGTGAAAACCAGATCGTGATGACCGCGCATCAGGGCGGTTCGCCTTATAATTGTGCGATCGCCTTGTCCAAGCTGGGTAACACGACCGGCTTCCTGTGCCCGATTTCGTCGGATGCCTTTGGCGACTACCTGCTGGGGCCGCTGGAAGCTGCAGGCGTTGTCGCCTTGTTGCCTGAGCGCGTGTCGGAATATACGACGCTGGCCGTTATCAATTTTGATGAAAACCACAATGCGCGCTATGGCTTTTATCGTTCCGCCGATGGCGCTATCGACGCCGCCAGGGCCATTGCTGCACTGCCCGCCCAGCTTGAGCTATACCAGATTGGCGGGTTCTGCCCGATCAAGCCGGCGGAAGCTGAACAATGGCAGCAGGTGGTGCATGCCGCCATCGCCAAGGGCGCGACCATTTCGATGGACCCCAATGTACGCCCAAGCCTGATCGATGATTTCGAAGGCTACAAGGCGCGGCTGTCGAGCTTTCTGGACCTGGCCCATGTCGTGAAGGTATCCGAGGAAGACCTCGAAGCGCTCGACAGTACGAAGGCTCTTGAGCAACACGCTGCCGACCTGTTGGCCCGTCCCAATTGCGAACTTGTCGTGGTGACGCTGGGCGAAAAAGGATCACATGCCTTTACCGCTGCGGGAACCGCGCAGGCCGCTATCTATGCACCGCCGGTTTTTGGGGACACAGTGGGCGCCGGTGACAGTCTGATGGCAGGCATTCTGTCCTGGCTGAACGAGCGCGACCTTCTCAAACCGGGCAAGCTCAACGCTCTGGGCGATGCCGCACTGGCAGACATGCTGCGTTTTGGCGCAGTGGTGGCCGGTATCAATTGTGGTCGCAAGGGCTGTAAGCCGCCGACCCGTGCCGAAGTCGACGCCGTTCTGGGTGGCTGA
- a CDS encoding c-type cytochrome has protein sequence MMRRWIWGVAAAAIIGVGAAVYMLKPVSGPERDLTLIGDVTRGNYLIRLGGCVACHTDTANDRAFLSGGAGLETQFGTFVPPNITSDKAAGIGDWTISQFSDAMSNGMGPQGNLYPVFPYEHYTLMSDQEIVDLYVALMATEPVSDAAPASDIGFPFNIRLAMAGWKNLFFSPGRFVPEADKSDAYNRGKYLAYGPAHCVACHSPRNALGALDWGQALTGSPGGVGGKAPPLTPAALIDEGYDAETLAQTLVDGFTPGFDLLGGAMGEVVAEGTSQWTKEDRMALAEFLLAE, from the coding sequence ATGATGCGGCGGTGGATCTGGGGTGTGGCGGCTGCGGCCATCATTGGTGTCGGTGCGGCTGTTTACATGCTCAAGCCGGTTAGCGGGCCTGAACGCGATTTGACGCTGATTGGTGACGTTACGCGTGGCAATTACCTGATCCGTCTGGGCGGTTGTGTCGCTTGTCACACCGATACCGCCAATGACCGAGCCTTCCTGTCAGGCGGTGCCGGACTTGAAACACAGTTTGGTACTTTTGTGCCGCCTAATATTACCTCCGATAAGGCCGCTGGCATCGGCGACTGGACCATTTCGCAGTTCAGTGACGCGATGAGCAATGGCATGGGGCCGCAGGGTAATCTCTATCCCGTGTTTCCCTATGAGCATTATACGCTGATGAGCGATCAGGAGATCGTCGATCTCTACGTGGCACTGATGGCCACCGAACCGGTGAGTGATGCGGCGCCCGCGAGCGATATTGGCTTTCCCTTCAATATCCGGCTTGCCATGGCGGGGTGGAAAAACCTGTTCTTTTCTCCTGGCCGATTTGTGCCTGAAGCCGACAAATCCGACGCCTATAATCGCGGCAAGTATCTGGCTTATGGGCCAGCCCATTGCGTAGCCTGTCACTCACCGCGCAACGCATTGGGGGCGCTCGACTGGGGTCAGGCGCTAACTGGTTCGCCAGGCGGTGTGGGTGGCAAGGCACCACCCCTGACCCCTGCCGCGCTGATCGACGAAGGGTATGATGCCGAGACACTGGCGCAAACGCTTGTCGACGGGTTTACGCCGGGCTTTGATCTGCTGGGGGGGGCGATGGGCGAAGTCGTTGCCGAAGGCACCTCACAATGGACCAAGGAAGATCGCATGGCGCTGGCAGAATTCCTGCTGGCCGAGTGA
- a CDS encoding L-aspartate oxidase translates to MTVIDNTLNADGALIVGAGLAGLFTALKLAPRPVTVLSPKPLGMGASSAWAQGGVAAAVGQGDSSHAHAADTEMAGAGIVDHGTAESVTAEAAARIEDLARWGTPFDRDDFGNYALGKEAAHSANRIVKVEGDRAGWAIMQAIIAEVRRTPSIRVVEGITALSLARDNGRIVGVFCRKLGDRYSEPVFIRARATVLAAGGLGGLYAVTTNPPGVRGHAMGMAARAGALIADAEFVQFHPTAIATDADPAPLATEALRGEGAILVNDLGERFMPAIHPDAELAPRDIVARANFRQIQSGRQVFLDTRQVLGADILTRFPTVSQYCLDAGIDPVAGMIPVTPAAHFHMGGVKVDERGRSSLPGLWVCGEASCTGLHGANRLASNSLLEATVYGARIADDIGGLEPVRNLAPFKGIEWDEAEGAKAEAILRDLPAVQQLRRVMTDLVGVERDVAGLNLALQQIARLEATAEHVTSAFLNMTTSATLVAAAALKRTESRGGHYRTDFPETDEHWEHHTTMALDEALAIRANA, encoded by the coding sequence ATGACCGTCATCGACAACACCCTCAATGCCGACGGCGCCCTGATTGTGGGTGCCGGACTGGCCGGTCTGTTCACCGCGCTCAAGCTGGCACCGCGACCCGTCACGGTACTCTCACCCAAGCCGTTGGGCATGGGGGCCAGCTCGGCCTGGGCTCAGGGCGGTGTAGCCGCCGCGGTGGGACAGGGCGACAGCTCTCACGCACATGCCGCCGACACCGAAATGGCGGGCGCCGGTATTGTCGATCACGGGACCGCCGAGAGTGTGACGGCAGAAGCGGCTGCCCGGATTGAAGATCTGGCGCGCTGGGGCACTCCGTTTGATCGCGACGATTTCGGCAATTATGCGCTGGGCAAAGAAGCAGCCCATTCGGCCAACCGCATCGTCAAGGTCGAGGGTGATCGCGCGGGCTGGGCCATCATGCAGGCAATCATCGCCGAAGTGCGCCGCACCCCCTCTATCCGCGTCGTCGAAGGCATTACCGCGCTCAGCCTAGCCCGCGACAATGGTCGCATTGTCGGTGTCTTCTGCCGCAAGCTGGGCGACCGCTACTCCGAACCCGTGTTCATCCGCGCGCGTGCAACCGTACTGGCTGCTGGTGGTCTAGGCGGCCTTTACGCTGTCACCACCAATCCGCCGGGCGTGCGCGGACATGCCATGGGCATGGCAGCTCGCGCCGGAGCGCTGATTGCCGATGCCGAATTCGTGCAGTTTCACCCGACCGCCATTGCTACAGACGCCGACCCAGCCCCGCTTGCTACCGAAGCACTGCGCGGCGAAGGCGCCATTCTGGTCAATGATCTGGGCGAGCGCTTCATGCCCGCCATTCATCCCGACGCCGAACTGGCGCCGCGGGACATTGTCGCCCGCGCCAATTTCCGACAGATCCAGTCAGGCCGACAGGTCTTTCTCGACACACGGCAGGTCTTGGGTGCCGATATTCTGACGCGTTTTCCGACCGTCTCCCAGTATTGCCTTGATGCCGGTATCGACCCGGTTGCGGGCATGATCCCGGTTACCCCCGCAGCCCATTTTCACATGGGCGGCGTTAAGGTCGACGAACGCGGGCGCTCTTCACTCCCCGGCCTTTGGGTCTGCGGCGAAGCCAGTTGCACGGGTCTGCATGGCGCCAACCGACTGGCCTCGAATTCGCTACTAGAGGCCACGGTCTATGGCGCCCGGATCGCCGATGACATTGGCGGGCTCGAGCCCGTACGCAATCTTGCCCCGTTCAAGGGCATCGAATGGGACGAAGCCGAAGGCGCCAAGGCCGAGGCCATTTTGCGCGACCTCCCCGCCGTCCAGCAATTGCGCCGGGTCATGACCGATCTGGTGGGCGTAGAACGCGATGTTGCCGGCCTTAACCTAGCCCTGCAGCAGATCGCCCGGCTCGAAGCCACGGCCGAGCACGTCACCAGTGCTTTTCTCAACATGACCACTTCGGCCACTCTGGTCGCAGCGGCAGCGCTCAAGCGCACCGAAAGCCGAGGTGGCCACTACCGCACCGATTTTCCCGAAACTGACGAGCACTGGGAGCACCACACCACCATGGCGCTCGATGAAGCGCTGGCAATCCGCGCCAACGCCTGA
- the nadA gene encoding quinolinate synthase NadA produces MVQTINALTPLDEARTILAEHFDLKFSKAIERATAKVYDRVRDKIPEIEWSFYAPLIFEINRLKKEKDAVILAHNYQTPQIYHGVADIVGDSLQLAVEATKVRQQVIVQCGVHFMAETSKLLNPDKTVLIPDSRAGCSLASSITAEDVIAMREMYPGVPVVTYVNTSAAVKAVTDVCCTSSNALDIVNRVEGDSVIMIPDQYLAKNTAKKTSKKVITWAGACEVHETFTAEDISELRHAYPTAKIIAHPECPPEVIDAVDFAGSTAAMIDWVKTERPARVVMVTECSMSDNVASETTGVDFLRGCNICPHMKRINLENILWSLHTMTEEVTVPEEIIPAARLAVERMIDMSRKGD; encoded by the coding sequence ATGGTGCAGACAATTAACGCGTTGACGCCTCTTGATGAGGCGCGCACCATACTCGCCGAGCACTTCGATCTGAAATTCTCCAAGGCCATCGAGCGCGCCACCGCCAAGGTGTACGACAGGGTGCGCGACAAGATCCCCGAGATCGAATGGTCCTTCTATGCCCCGCTGATTTTTGAGATCAACCGGCTCAAGAAGGAAAAGGACGCGGTCATTCTGGCCCATAACTACCAGACACCGCAGATATATCACGGTGTCGCCGACATTGTTGGCGACAGCCTCCAGCTTGCCGTTGAGGCCACAAAGGTCCGCCAGCAGGTCATCGTCCAGTGCGGCGTTCACTTCATGGCCGAAACCTCGAAGCTGCTCAATCCCGACAAGACTGTGCTCATTCCCGACAGCCGCGCCGGCTGCTCATTGGCCTCCTCAATCACCGCCGAAGACGTCATCGCCATGCGCGAGATGTATCCCGGCGTGCCCGTTGTGACTTATGTGAACACCTCGGCGGCCGTTAAGGCCGTGACCGATGTGTGCTGCACCTCGTCCAATGCACTCGACATCGTCAATCGGGTCGAGGGTGACAGCGTCATCATGATCCCCGACCAGTATCTGGCCAAGAACACCGCCAAAAAGACCTCCAAGAAGGTGATTACCTGGGCGGGGGCCTGCGAGGTGCACGAGACCTTCACCGCAGAAGACATCTCCGAACTGCGCCACGCCTATCCCACCGCCAAGATCATCGCGCATCCCGAATGCCCGCCCGAGGTTATCGATGCGGTAGATTTTGCTGGCTCGACTGCTGCCATGATCGACTGGGTCAAGACCGAACGCCCCGCCCGGGTCGTAATGGTAACCGAGTGCTCCATGTCCGACAACGTTGCCAGTGAAACCACCGGTGTCGATTTCCTGCGCGGCTGCAATATCTGCCCGCACATGAAGCGCATCAACCTCGAGAACATCCTGTGGTCGCTGCACACCATGACTGAGGAAGTTACGGTGCCCGAAGAAATCATTCCCGCAGCGCGGCTGGCCGTGGAGCGCATGATCGACATGAGCCGGAAGGGCGACTAG
- the eda gene encoding bifunctional 4-hydroxy-2-oxoglutarate aldolase/2-dehydro-3-deoxy-phosphogluconate aldolase, with translation MPQDTAALRSILSLAPVVPVIILDDVSQARPLAEALVAGGLPILEVTLRTPNALKVMEEMGKVEGAIVGSGTVRSALHMKQSVDAGCQFMVSPGISPRILDAADDISIPLLPGIATPSEAMTAAERGYGFLKFFPAEANGGAPVLKAFASPLADITFCPTGGIDPAKAKVYLGLPNVICVGGSWIMPADALASNDWGRIEVLAREASQLRG, from the coding sequence ATGCCGCAAGATACCGCTGCCCTTCGTTCCATCCTGTCGCTGGCCCCCGTTGTGCCGGTGATCATTCTTGACGATGTCAGCCAGGCGCGGCCATTGGCCGAGGCGCTGGTTGCCGGTGGGCTACCCATTCTGGAAGTGACGCTGCGAACGCCAAATGCGCTCAAGGTGATGGAAGAGATGGGCAAGGTTGAGGGCGCCATTGTTGGTTCGGGTACGGTGCGCAGCGCGCTGCATATGAAGCAGTCGGTTGATGCCGGTTGTCAGTTCATGGTGTCGCCTGGCATTTCGCCGCGCATTCTGGACGCCGCCGACGATATCAGCATTCCACTGCTGCCCGGTATTGCAACGCCAAGCGAAGCGATGACGGCTGCAGAGCGGGGCTATGGCTTTCTCAAGTTCTTCCCGGCCGAAGCCAATGGCGGTGCGCCGGTGCTCAAGGCCTTTGCCTCGCCGCTGGCCGATATCACTTTCTGCCCCACCGGCGGTATCGATCCTGCCAAGGCCAAGGTCTATCTGGGCCTGCCCAATGTGATCTGCGTGGGCGGGTCCTGGATCATGCCTGCCGACGCGCTGGCTTCCAATGACTGGGGCCGCATCGAAGTGCTGGCCCGCGAAGCCAGTCAGCTGCGCGGCTAG